One genomic window of Haliotis asinina isolate JCU_RB_2024 chromosome 4, JCU_Hal_asi_v2, whole genome shotgun sequence includes the following:
- the LOC137281436 gene encoding mannose-P-dolichol utilization defect 1 protein-like, whose protein sequence is MVNSSIVPTFLVSWVQLIVPPPCFDKFFIDFDFLDGPCLKIVISKCLGFAIIVGSCIVKVPQVAKILGARSGEGINLYAITCELIAISSNWAYGYALKFPFSAYGEAVFLAFQTALIAMLVLFYNGNTPKAIIYVTVYAFSMIYLLSPMASMALLSMLQAANSLIIAISKIIQAAANYRNSSTGQLSAVTVTLLFLGALARIFTSVQETGDFLVIFSYIVSSLFNGIILFQILYYWNVKPKQKKQ, encoded by the exons ATGGTGAATTCGAGCATCGTCCCGACTTTTCTTGTCAGCTGGGTTCAACTTATTGTTCCGCCGCCATGCTTCGACAAATTTTTCATCGACTTTGACTTCCTGGACG GACCATGTTTGAAGATTGTTATAAGTAAATGTCTGGGATTTGCCATCATCGTCGGGTCCTGTATAG TCAAGGTTCCCCAAGTGGCGAAGATTCTGGGCGCCCGGAGTGGGGAGGGAATCAACCTATACGCCATCACATGTGAACTCATCGCCATATCGTCAAACTGGGCTTACGGATATGCTCTCAAATTTCCATTCAG TGCTTATGGTGAGGCAGTGTTCCTGGCTTTCCAAACAGCGCTTATTGCGATGCTGGTTCTGTTCTACAACGGCAACACACCAAAGGCCATCATCTACGTCACAGTATATGCTTTCAGCATGATCTACCTCCTATCTCCGATGGCATCAATGGCGTTACTGTCGATGTTGCAAGCTGCCAATTCCCTTATTATTGCCATAAGCAAG ATTATCCAGGCAGCTGCGAACTATCGGAACAGCAGCACAGGGCAGTTGTCAGCTGTTACCGTCACCTTGCTGTTTCTGGGGGCGTTGGCTCGAATCTTTACCTCTGTTCAAGAGACTGGAGATTTCCTCGTCATCTTTTCATATATAGTGTCCAGTCTGTTCAATGGGATCATCTTGTTTCAGATACTGTATTACTGGAATGTTAAACCTAAGCAGAAGAAGCAGTAG